The Rhopalosiphum maidis isolate BTI-1 chromosome 1, ASM367621v3, whole genome shotgun sequence genome has a segment encoding these proteins:
- the LOC113560406 gene encoding 2-acylglycerol O-acyltransferase 2-A-like, whose amino-acid sequence MKLKDVEFAPLCVPLRRRLETLAAAAWIYLVVFGGLTGWAILLYILMATRFWWVALLYGLWIYLDRSVAWNNPKRFRFMRRLTWWTHFKNYFPVSLVKTHDLPADKSYLFATYPHGVLCAGSFSNFATDAGQFSELFPGLTSHLITLSLHFSMPFTREIGIGLCLQESSEKSLMNLLDNKKGNVAVLMVGGVSEAFKSFPGPYHLILKKRKGFIRVALQTGASLVPVFSFGETNVYGLGEAEPNSFWDKVLKFIKWKSGNKVPVGRGFFQYSFGIVPRRHPIVTVVGKPIDVPKIVKPEKEDIEKYHRIFIDELTKLFEEHKTKYSKHPDEMELVLD is encoded by the exons ATGAAGCTGAAGGACGTGGAATTCGCGCCTCTGTGCGTGCCACTCAGGCGGAGACTCGAGACGCTCGCAGCCGCAGCATGGATTTACTTAGTGGTATTCGGAGGACTAACCGGATGGGCTATtcttttgtacattttaatggcCACGCGGTTTTGGTGGGTAGCACTATTGTACGGTTTATGGATCTATCTTGATCGATCAGTAGCGTGGAATAACCCGAAAAG ATTTCGCTTTATGAGAAGGTTGACATGGTGGACCCACTTTAAGAATTACTTTCCAGTATCTCTAGTAAAAACGCACGATTTGCCAGCTGATAAATCGTATCTGTTTGCCACTTACCCTCATGGAGTGTTGTGTGCTGGatcattttctaattttgCGACAGATGCAGGCCAATTTTCAGAACTATTTCCCGGTCTCACATCGCATCTTATAACTCTTAGCTTACACTTTAGTATGCCATTCACCCGTGAAATTGGCATTGGTTTAT GTCTTCAAGAATCATCTGAAAAAAGTTTGATGAATCTATTGGATAACAAGAAAGGTAACGTTGCTGTTCTTATGGTTGGTGGTGTTTCCGAAGCGTTCAAGTCTTTTCCAGGACCATACCATCtcatactaaaaaaaaggAAGGGATTTATTCGTGTGGCTTTACAAACTgg agCGTCATTAGTGCCGGTGTTTTCTTTTGGCGAGACAAATGTGTACGGATTGGGTGAAGCTGAGCCAAATTCATTCTGGGATAAAgtgttgaaatttattaaatggaaAAGCGGAAATAAAGTACCAGTAGGACGTGGATTTTTCCAATATAGTTTTGGTATTGTGCCTCGTAGACATCCAATTGTTACTGTCG TGGGCAAGCCAATTGATGTACCAAAAATTGTTAAGCCAGAAAAAGAAGACATAGAGAAGTACCATCGCATATTTATCGATGAGCTGACTAAGCTATTCGAAGaacataaaactaaatactCTAAACATCCCGATGAAATGGAGTTagtattagattaa
- the LOC113548997 gene encoding kynurenine 3-monooxygenase isoform X2 codes for MFSHSRVKIAIIGAGPVGSLCACFMAENGYDVTVYESRKDIRLEKSTSGRSINLALSERGINALQFIGLDNIVIEELTEPMYGRMIHSIDGQKYSIMYDVNKNKCLYSVSRKELNAFLLTKLENYSNVKLNFSHKLVNVDFNSKLLTFQKLLENQLETVKPDIIIGCDGAHSVIRKHMTRLPMFNYSQTYIDHGYFEINLPSTETKDTLTPGHLHIWPRNTFMLIALPNKDKSWTCTLFMPMDKFPLILESEKEEILRFFNEYFKDFMDLIQPEYLLNQVTNGEARTLISIKCNPYHVNDSFLLMGDAAHAIVPFYGQGMNAGFEDCTILNQLLEEFDHDLKTVIKTFTSRRIQDAEAISDLALYNYIEMRDLVARKSFLWRKKLDNILNKWFPQTWISLHSAVSFTTISYKQCKLDNQWQDQVLFRIFILFATFFSIALYFIFAAIMSKTLQ; via the exons ATGTTTTCTCATTCAAGAGTTAAAATCGCTATTATTGGAGCCGGacca GTTGGATCGTTGTGTGCATGTTTTATGGCAGAAAATGGGTATGACGTTACTGTCTACGAAAGTCGAAAag atATAAGACTTGAAAAATCAACATCAGGACGTTCTATAAATTTGGCTTTGTCAGAAAGAGGTATTAACGCTCTACAATTTATCGGTCtcgataatattgttattgaagaACTCACAGAACCTATGTACGGTAGAATGATCCATTCAATTGATGGCCAGAAATATAGCATTATGTATGATGTTAACAAAAACAAG tgtttatattCTGTTAGCAGAAAGGAActcaatgcatttttattaacaa AACTTGAAAACTattcaaatgtaaaattaaacttttcgCATAAACTCGTCAATGTTGATTTTAATTCTAAGCTACTAACATTTCAAaa ATTATTAGAAAACCAATTAGAAACTGTAAAACCGGATATAATTATTGGATGCGATGGGGCTCACTCTGTTATTCGTAAACATATGACTCGTCTgccaatgtttaattattcgcAGACATATATAGATCAtggttattttgaaataaacttgCCATCAACtgaaacaaaa GATACTTTAACTCCGGGCCATCTTCATATTTGGCCgagaaatacatttatgttgATAGCACTACcaaataaagataaatcttGGACTTGCACTTTGTTCATGCCAATGGATAAATTTCCATTGATATTAGAATCTGAAAAAGAAGagattttacgtttttttaatgaatattttaaggattttATGGATTTGATTCAACcggaatatttattaaaccaaGTAACAAATGGAGAAGCAAGAACtcttatttctattaaa TGTAACCCATATCACGTTAATGATAGTTTTCTGTTAATGGGAGACGCTGCTCACGCTATTGTACCTTTTTATGGTCAAGGAATGAACGCT ggTTTTGAAGATTGCACAATTTTGAATCAACTTCTCGAAGAGTTCGACcatgatttaaaaactgttattaaaacatttacatcTAGAAGAATTCAAGATGCGGAAGCTATTAGTGATTTAGcattatacaactatattgaa aTGCGTGATTTAGTTGCTCGTAAAAGCTTTCTGTGGCGAAAAAAACTGGATAACATACTAAATAAATGGTTTCCTCAAACGTGGATATCGCTTCATAGTGCAGTTTCTTTTACGACAATTAGCTATAAACAATGTAAACTTGACAATCAGTGGCAAGACCAA gttttatttagaatttttattctattcgcAACATTTTTCTCTATcgctttgtattttatttttgctgcAATAATGTCAAAAACATTACAGTAA
- the LOC113548997 gene encoding kynurenine 3-monooxygenase isoform X1, with protein MNNGIASCDNIFSHRFEPDKMFSHSRVKIAIIGAGPVGSLCACFMAENGYDVTVYESRKDIRLEKSTSGRSINLALSERGINALQFIGLDNIVIEELTEPMYGRMIHSIDGQKYSIMYDVNKNKCLYSVSRKELNAFLLTKLENYSNVKLNFSHKLVNVDFNSKLLTFQKLLENQLETVKPDIIIGCDGAHSVIRKHMTRLPMFNYSQTYIDHGYFEINLPSTETKDTLTPGHLHIWPRNTFMLIALPNKDKSWTCTLFMPMDKFPLILESEKEEILRFFNEYFKDFMDLIQPEYLLNQVTNGEARTLISIKCNPYHVNDSFLLMGDAAHAIVPFYGQGMNAGFEDCTILNQLLEEFDHDLKTVIKTFTSRRIQDAEAISDLALYNYIEMRDLVARKSFLWRKKLDNILNKWFPQTWISLHSAVSFTTISYKQCKLDNQWQDQVLFRIFILFATFFSIALYFIFAAIMSKTLQ; from the exons TTTTCACATAGATTTGAACCTGACAAGATGTTTTCTCATTCAAGAGTTAAAATCGCTATTATTGGAGCCGGacca GTTGGATCGTTGTGTGCATGTTTTATGGCAGAAAATGGGTATGACGTTACTGTCTACGAAAGTCGAAAag atATAAGACTTGAAAAATCAACATCAGGACGTTCTATAAATTTGGCTTTGTCAGAAAGAGGTATTAACGCTCTACAATTTATCGGTCtcgataatattgttattgaagaACTCACAGAACCTATGTACGGTAGAATGATCCATTCAATTGATGGCCAGAAATATAGCATTATGTATGATGTTAACAAAAACAAG tgtttatattCTGTTAGCAGAAAGGAActcaatgcatttttattaacaa AACTTGAAAACTattcaaatgtaaaattaaacttttcgCATAAACTCGTCAATGTTGATTTTAATTCTAAGCTACTAACATTTCAAaa ATTATTAGAAAACCAATTAGAAACTGTAAAACCGGATATAATTATTGGATGCGATGGGGCTCACTCTGTTATTCGTAAACATATGACTCGTCTgccaatgtttaattattcgcAGACATATATAGATCAtggttattttgaaataaacttgCCATCAACtgaaacaaaa GATACTTTAACTCCGGGCCATCTTCATATTTGGCCgagaaatacatttatgttgATAGCACTACcaaataaagataaatcttGGACTTGCACTTTGTTCATGCCAATGGATAAATTTCCATTGATATTAGAATCTGAAAAAGAAGagattttacgtttttttaatgaatattttaaggattttATGGATTTGATTCAACcggaatatttattaaaccaaGTAACAAATGGAGAAGCAAGAACtcttatttctattaaa TGTAACCCATATCACGTTAATGATAGTTTTCTGTTAATGGGAGACGCTGCTCACGCTATTGTACCTTTTTATGGTCAAGGAATGAACGCT ggTTTTGAAGATTGCACAATTTTGAATCAACTTCTCGAAGAGTTCGACcatgatttaaaaactgttattaaaacatttacatcTAGAAGAATTCAAGATGCGGAAGCTATTAGTGATTTAGcattatacaactatattgaa aTGCGTGATTTAGTTGCTCGTAAAAGCTTTCTGTGGCGAAAAAAACTGGATAACATACTAAATAAATGGTTTCCTCAAACGTGGATATCGCTTCATAGTGCAGTTTCTTTTACGACAATTAGCTATAAACAATGTAAACTTGACAATCAGTGGCAAGACCAA gttttatttagaatttttattctattcgcAACATTTTTCTCTATcgctttgtattttatttttgctgcAATAATGTCAAAAACATTACAGTAA